The Candidatus Palauibacter scopulicola genome has a segment encoding these proteins:
- a CDS encoding M23 family metallopeptidase: MSRVALAGFALALSFGASCDSPPAALPPLDVAWAPAAPVQGHLFVIGVAAPSGSGVISAAGEAGGEALHFRRVGRVLESLAAVPISTVDTLDAWVRADYVDGRSRTDSLRIPVRAGEYAHERLTVAPRFGSPLNEEDQARLRSDREEAARAAREAHAAPRMWSAVRLPRESRVTSGFGTGREFNGQITSRHMGLDLAGARGATVTAAADGVVAVVDGFLLGGNVVYLNHGGGLQTGYFHLSESLVSVGDTIAAGTPIGRVGATGRVTGPHLHWVVRYGATSVDPLSLLALPGIRSIPE; the protein is encoded by the coding sequence GTGAGCCGCGTCGCCCTCGCGGGGTTCGCGCTGGCGTTGTCGTTCGGTGCTTCCTGCGATTCGCCTCCAGCCGCCCTGCCGCCGCTGGACGTGGCGTGGGCGCCGGCCGCGCCGGTGCAGGGCCACCTCTTCGTCATCGGCGTGGCGGCGCCATCCGGCTCCGGCGTGATCTCCGCCGCTGGCGAGGCGGGTGGCGAAGCGCTGCACTTCCGGCGCGTCGGCCGGGTGCTCGAGAGTCTGGCGGCGGTCCCGATTTCGACGGTGGACACGCTCGACGCCTGGGTACGCGCGGACTACGTGGACGGCCGCTCACGGACCGACTCGCTCCGCATTCCCGTGCGGGCGGGCGAATACGCGCACGAACGGCTCACCGTGGCGCCGCGCTTCGGGTCGCCGCTCAACGAAGAAGACCAGGCGCGGCTGCGGAGCGACCGGGAGGAGGCGGCCCGGGCCGCCCGCGAGGCGCACGCCGCGCCGCGCATGTGGAGCGCGGTGCGTCTGCCGCGCGAATCGCGCGTGACGAGCGGGTTCGGCACCGGCCGCGAGTTCAACGGACAGATCACGAGCCGCCACATGGGACTCGACCTGGCGGGGGCCCGCGGCGCGACCGTGACGGCGGCGGCGGACGGCGTCGTGGCCGTCGTCGACGGCTTCCTGCTCGGGGGGAACGTCGTCTATCTCAACCACGGGGGAGGCCTGCAGACCGGCTACTTCCACCTCAGCGAGTCCCTCGTGTCCGTGGGCGACACGATCGCGGCCGGGACGCCGATCGGACGGGTCGGGGCCACCGGCCGGGTCACCGGTCCCCACCTGCACTGGGTCGTGCGCTACGGCGCCACCAGCGTCGACCCGCTCAGCCTGCTCGCGCTTCCCGGGATCAGATCCATCCCGGAATGA